From one Flavobacteriales bacterium genomic stretch:
- a CDS encoding YceI family protein, protein MRRTSLLLIAGLVSAIVAAQDRDLLRVSRSEVRFTSSAPLETITAVNDRARGVLDRNDRSFAVQVPIAEFTGFNAPLQREHFNENYLVSRNWPNAIFTGRIIEGIDLREHGSHEVRAKGVLTIRGEPVERVIPCAIDVDGEGVTVRARFEVPLADHGIRIPRVVQQKVAAVTLVVIELKLVP, encoded by the coding sequence ATGCGTCGGACTTCCCTGCTCTTGATCGCCGGACTCGTGTCCGCGATCGTGGCGGCGCAGGATCGGGACCTGCTCCGCGTGTCACGCTCGGAGGTGCGGTTCACGAGCTCAGCTCCGCTCGAGACCATCACTGCCGTGAACGACCGTGCGCGAGGGGTGCTGGACCGCAACGACCGCAGCTTCGCCGTGCAAGTGCCGATCGCGGAGTTCACGGGCTTCAATGCCCCGCTGCAGCGCGAGCATTTCAACGAGAATTACCTGGTGAGCCGGAACTGGCCCAACGCCATCTTCACGGGCCGCATCATCGAAGGCATCGACCTGCGCGAGCACGGCTCGCACGAGGTGCGGGCCAAAGGCGTGCTCACCATCCGCGGCGAGCCGGTGGAGCGTGTGATTCCGTGCGCGATCGACGTGGACGGCGAAGGGGTCACGGTGCGCGCACGCTTCGAGGTGCCGCTGGCCGACCACGGCATCCGGATCCCGCGCGTGGTGCAGCAGAAGGTCGCGGCCGTCACCCTGGTGGTTATTGAACTCAAGCTGGTCCCCTGA
- a CDS encoding histidine kinase yields the protein MRRTIMGSLALLHACAAVAQYPLVRSIDVRPGQQRPRISLIAQDARGMIWAASATALMRTDGEVVDVMARLEGQRVSALATDGAHAIAALSNGLLLRCGDRGCDTLVVDTVLARVRVTGLCADPGGGVWIGTHGLGLWHWSTEGTVKWDQLSGMPDDHVNAVAGLPQGGVAVATDQGLAICDGTRIVSVLGEAEGAPDNLVLSIAADEDGAVWAGTDRKGVFRWKPGEAVDQVAQPWIFGAVTQMAVSTGMVWAGTQEHGPVVIDLALDHGTYRRGGMSMPALRMMRDADGAVWWCDGSEALHRADPSILFVPEHEGLDLRHISALCADARQSIWFATAEGVYQHAAWFSEERTVERLPLEPDPRAPVVSLAASSDGTVWAATFGAGVLVLGPGGSLSRYSTANGLSNNNVLGVRATADGAVFATLQGVTFSSRGALHQAADDAGFTFDALLRGDELVVATDGKGVRSGGSRELASAEMRPGTFYSLLRDSKGRCWAVGPGTGFCRADDASQPCVGMELPPFDGDVHALGEAAGHVIAFGSTGVLALDPERGELIDVTRAFGLDDITAELNCAASDQQGALWFACSKGLARLRPKPAHFRKSLQVAIVLAQAAGITIDHGQRMKLGHDRSALAFRFAAPHWPDPGAVRFQYRLLGFSDGIVDTRDRQAAFPALPPGHYTFQVRAAVGAPSPDAPWTELAVTVDPPWWQISWVIGLITLAVIALAFSLLRARDRRLRFRDRMEQEKVRFQLEALRSQVDPHFLFNSFNALVELIESEPTKAVGHVEQLSTFFRNILQVRERERIAVEEELRLLDTYFALEQRRFGSSIALEVDVDGACGTRAIVPLTLQLLVENALKHNVVIGCEPFTITIASEGESLVVTNPIRPRTTPARSTGFGLESITKRYAALTSRPIVVSATDGVFRVRIPLIDPQP from the coding sequence ATGCGCCGGACGATCATGGGCAGCCTGGCCCTGTTGCACGCCTGCGCCGCGGTTGCCCAATACCCCTTGGTGCGGTCCATCGATGTGCGGCCCGGACAGCAGCGCCCGCGCATCAGCCTGATCGCCCAGGATGCGCGCGGAATGATCTGGGCCGCGAGCGCGACCGCGCTGATGCGCACCGATGGCGAAGTGGTTGATGTGATGGCCCGACTGGAAGGCCAGCGCGTGAGCGCACTTGCAACGGATGGGGCGCATGCGATCGCGGCATTGAGCAACGGCTTGCTGCTGCGATGCGGTGATCGCGGCTGCGATACGCTCGTGGTCGACACGGTGCTCGCCCGCGTGCGCGTCACCGGCCTTTGCGCCGATCCGGGTGGTGGCGTCTGGATCGGAACGCACGGCTTGGGCCTGTGGCATTGGAGCACCGAAGGCACCGTGAAATGGGACCAGCTTTCAGGCATGCCCGATGACCATGTGAATGCGGTTGCAGGACTTCCTCAAGGCGGTGTGGCCGTGGCCACCGATCAAGGCCTGGCGATCTGCGACGGCACGCGCATCGTGTCCGTGCTGGGTGAGGCAGAAGGCGCACCGGACAATCTCGTGCTCTCCATCGCTGCCGATGAGGACGGTGCAGTTTGGGCCGGCACCGATCGCAAGGGGGTGTTCCGTTGGAAGCCGGGGGAGGCTGTTGATCAGGTGGCGCAGCCTTGGATCTTCGGCGCGGTCACGCAGATGGCGGTGAGCACGGGCATGGTCTGGGCCGGCACCCAAGAGCACGGGCCGGTGGTCATCGATCTGGCGCTTGATCATGGCACCTATCGGCGGGGTGGAATGTCGATGCCGGCGCTGAGGATGATGCGCGATGCGGATGGCGCCGTTTGGTGGTGCGACGGCAGTGAGGCGCTGCATCGAGCCGACCCATCGATCCTTTTCGTCCCCGAGCACGAGGGGCTTGACCTGCGGCACATCTCGGCGCTATGCGCCGATGCCCGCCAGAGCATCTGGTTCGCGACCGCAGAAGGCGTGTACCAGCATGCGGCTTGGTTCTCCGAGGAGCGCACCGTGGAGCGGCTTCCGCTGGAGCCTGATCCACGCGCACCCGTGGTGTCGCTCGCGGCATCCTCCGATGGCACGGTATGGGCCGCCACCTTTGGAGCAGGCGTGCTCGTGCTGGGGCCTGGCGGATCGCTATCGCGCTATAGCACGGCCAACGGCCTCTCGAACAACAATGTGCTCGGTGTGCGCGCCACCGCCGACGGGGCCGTGTTCGCTACGCTCCAGGGCGTCACCTTTTCGAGCCGGGGCGCCTTGCACCAGGCCGCAGATGACGCGGGGTTCACCTTCGATGCGCTCCTGCGCGGAGATGAGCTTGTGGTGGCCACCGATGGAAAGGGCGTTCGTTCAGGCGGAAGCCGGGAGCTAGCAAGCGCCGAGATGCGGCCAGGGACCTTCTACAGCTTGCTGCGCGATTCGAAGGGACGCTGCTGGGCGGTGGGACCGGGCACCGGATTCTGCCGCGCCGACGATGCTTCGCAACCGTGCGTGGGCATGGAGCTCCCGCCTTTCGACGGCGACGTGCACGCGCTCGGCGAGGCCGCGGGCCATGTGATCGCCTTCGGCAGCACGGGCGTGCTTGCCCTTGATCCGGAACGCGGCGAGCTAATCGATGTCACGCGGGCATTCGGGCTCGACGACATCACCGCCGAACTGAATTGCGCTGCCTCGGATCAGCAGGGCGCCTTGTGGTTCGCTTGCAGCAAGGGCTTGGCACGCCTCAGGCCCAAACCCGCCCACTTCCGAAAGTCCTTGCAGGTGGCGATTGTCCTGGCACAGGCGGCGGGCATAACGATCGATCACGGGCAACGCATGAAACTCGGGCACGACCGGAGCGCGCTCGCCTTCCGCTTCGCAGCCCCGCATTGGCCCGATCCCGGTGCCGTGCGCTTCCAATACCGGCTCCTGGGGTTCAGCGATGGAATCGTGGATACGCGCGACCGGCAGGCCGCATTCCCCGCGCTGCCTCCCGGGCATTACACCTTCCAGGTGCGCGCAGCAGTGGGGGCCCCTAGCCCCGATGCGCCTTGGACCGAGTTGGCCGTCACTGTTGATCCGCCTTGGTGGCAGATATCGTGGGTGATCGGGCTGATCACGCTGGCCGTGATCGCATTGGCATTCTCGCTCCTGCGCGCGAGAGACCGTCGGCTGCGCTTCCGCGACCGCATGGAGCAGGAGAAGGTGCGCTTCCAGCTCGAGGCGCTGCGCTCACAGGTCGATCCGCACTTCCTCTTCAACAGCTTCAATGCGCTCGTTGAGCTGATCGAGAGCGAGCCGACCAAAGCCGTGGGGCATGTGGAACAGTTGAGCACCTTCTTCCGAAACATCCTGCAGGTGCGCGAACGGGAACGGATCGCCGTAGAGGAGGAGCTGCGCTTGCTGGATACCTACTTCGCGCTGGAGCAACGAAGGTTCGGCAGCAGCATCGCGCTGGAGGTCGATGTGGATGGCGCCTGCGGCACACGGGCCATTGTACCGCTCACCTTGCAATTGCTCGTTGAGAATGCGCTCAAGCACAATGTGGTGATCGGGTGCGAGCCATTCACGATCACCATTGCATCCGAAGGCGAATCGCTGGTGGTGACCAACCCGATCCGTCCACGCACTACGCCGGCACGGTCCACGGGCTTCGGATTGGAGAGCATCACGAAGCGCTATGCCGCGCTCACCAGTCGTCCCATCGTGGTGAGTGCAACGGATGGGGTCTTTCGTGTGCGGATACCTTTGATCGATCCCCAACCATGA
- a CDS encoding response regulator transcription factor codes for MKILIVEDEGSAVQRLRKILSGIDGGVEVVADVPSIVAAVDWFKANAAPDLALFDVQLADGDGFEVFKRVEVACPVIFTTAYDQHALQAFKVNAIDYLLKPVNSDELKAAIERVRKLGLVRDHASLASTQSQGHPQAYAKRFLIRYGEHFKVVEPEQIAYFHSLLKNTFLRTREGRDLPMEESLDRLEKQLDPQRFIRLNRQLIVHLHSIKELLAYSKSRVKVVLDPPYGDDAIVSSERSAAFKRWLAGE; via the coding sequence ATGAAGATCCTCATTGTCGAAGACGAGGGCTCCGCCGTGCAGCGGCTGCGGAAGATCCTTTCAGGCATCGATGGCGGTGTTGAGGTGGTGGCCGATGTGCCGAGCATCGTTGCGGCCGTGGATTGGTTCAAGGCGAATGCAGCGCCCGACTTAGCCCTGTTCGATGTGCAGCTGGCCGATGGCGATGGCTTCGAGGTGTTCAAGCGCGTGGAGGTCGCTTGCCCGGTGATCTTCACCACGGCCTATGATCAGCACGCCCTGCAGGCCTTCAAGGTGAACGCGATCGATTATCTCCTGAAGCCGGTGAATTCGGACGAGCTGAAGGCCGCGATCGAACGGGTGCGCAAGCTGGGCCTTGTGCGCGATCACGCCTCTTTGGCCTCGACCCAATCTCAAGGTCATCCGCAGGCCTATGCCAAGCGCTTCCTCATCCGCTATGGTGAGCACTTCAAGGTGGTGGAGCCTGAGCAGATCGCCTATTTCCATTCGCTGCTGAAGAACACCTTCCTGCGGACGCGGGAAGGACGCGACCTGCCCATGGAAGAGAGCCTCGACCGCTTGGAGAAGCAGCTCGACCCGCAGCGCTTCATCCGTCTCAATCGGCAATTGATCGTGCATCTGCACAGCATCAAGGAACTGCTGGCCTACAGCAAGAGCCGCGTGAAGGTGGTGCTCGATCCGCCCTACGGCGATGATGCCATCGTGAGCAGTGAGCGCAGCGCGGCCTTCAAGCGCTGGCTGGCAGGCGAGTAA
- a CDS encoding YceI family protein encodes MNLLTISLLSLALSPLALAAQDRYMTRTGHIDFHSSTPLEDIHADNDKVTSVWDVTTGAIEFSVLIKAFTFEKALMQEHFNENYMESSKFPKATFKGTLKGVTADQLSMAGTYPVTVDGTISIHGVDQPAKAAGTITIDGKGGIRAESNFQVKPEDHGVKIPGAVRKNIAEAMEVSVRMDFTKMP; translated from the coding sequence ATGAACCTGCTGACAATCTCCCTGCTGAGCCTCGCGCTCTCACCGCTCGCCCTCGCCGCGCAAGACCGCTACATGACGCGCACGGGCCACATCGACTTCCATTCCTCCACGCCTTTGGAGGATATCCACGCAGATAACGACAAGGTGACCAGCGTGTGGGACGTCACCACCGGCGCCATCGAGTTCTCCGTCCTGATCAAGGCGTTCACGTTCGAGAAAGCTCTGATGCAGGAGCACTTCAACGAGAACTACATGGAGAGCAGTAAATTCCCTAAGGCGACGTTCAAGGGCACGCTCAAGGGCGTTACCGCCGATCAATTATCGATGGCGGGCACCTATCCGGTTACGGTGGACGGCACGATCAGCATACATGGTGTGGATCAACCGGCCAAGGCTGCGGGCACCATCACCATCGATGGCAAAGGCGGCATCCGTGCGGAGAGCAACTTCCAAGTGAAGCCCGAGGATCACGGCGTCAAGATCCCCGGAGCGGTGCGCAAGAACATCGCTGAGGCCATGGAAGTCTCGGTGCGGATGGACTTCACCAAGATGCCCTGA
- a CDS encoding site-2 protease family protein has protein sequence MAGLLDRGSLPLFVFKGIAVRLHWSFVLLPAYILISGLSDGHSWEMIGLRLGMVAIAFVCVVLHEYGHALTARRFGVGTRDITLLPIGGVASLERMPEEPRHEFWITVAGPAVNLVIAVLAIIAMAALGLMGFFTDLLLGGASLFSNALLFLAGLNIWLFLFNLIPAFPMDGGRILRSLLAMRMPRWKATRIAAGLGRGVAIIGIGYGLMSGQPFLALIGFFIFMAAGAEARNVEQREQLRGIAVGQVMRTRFWSMSVATTVRHATQELLQGGDTALVVIGLDGLPIGVLNKHDLIGAVESGRADARLVDLPPREAPMLSPDADAHECTQQMMMLGLPLLPVVQDKRLIGVLEAANLQEFIALKRAEAARPSGTVG, from the coding sequence ATGGCCGGCCTGCTCGATCGCGGATCCCTCCCGCTCTTCGTATTCAAGGGCATCGCGGTGCGGCTGCACTGGAGCTTCGTGCTGCTGCCGGCGTACATCCTGATCTCGGGCCTATCCGACGGGCATTCCTGGGAGATGATCGGCCTTCGCCTCGGTATGGTGGCCATCGCCTTCGTCTGTGTGGTGCTGCACGAGTACGGCCATGCCCTCACGGCGCGCCGCTTCGGTGTGGGCACGCGCGACATCACCCTGCTCCCGATCGGCGGCGTGGCCTCGTTGGAGCGCATGCCCGAGGAGCCGCGCCATGAGTTCTGGATCACCGTGGCCGGCCCCGCGGTGAACCTGGTGATCGCCGTGCTGGCCATCATCGCCATGGCGGCTCTGGGACTCATGGGCTTCTTCACGGACCTGCTGCTCGGCGGCGCCTCGCTTTTCAGCAACGCGCTTCTCTTCCTCGCGGGCCTCAACATCTGGCTCTTCCTCTTCAACCTGATCCCCGCCTTCCCGATGGATGGCGGCCGCATCCTGCGCTCTTTGCTGGCCATGCGCATGCCGCGTTGGAAGGCCACGCGGATCGCAGCCGGCCTGGGCCGTGGAGTGGCCATCATCGGCATCGGATACGGATTGATGTCGGGCCAACCCTTCCTCGCGCTCATCGGCTTCTTCATCTTCATGGCAGCGGGCGCTGAAGCGCGCAACGTGGAGCAGCGCGAGCAGCTGCGAGGGATCGCCGTGGGGCAGGTGATGCGCACGCGGTTCTGGAGCATGAGTGTGGCCACCACGGTGCGGCACGCCACTCAAGAGCTATTGCAGGGCGGTGATACCGCCCTGGTGGTGATCGGCCTGGACGGGCTCCCGATTGGCGTGCTCAACAAGCACGATCTGATAGGGGCCGTGGAGAGCGGCCGTGCCGATGCACGACTCGTGGACCTTCCGCCGCGAGAGGCACCGATGCTCTCACCAGATGCCGACGCGCACGAATGCACGCAGCAGATGATGATGCTGGGCCTGCCCTTGCTGCCGGTGGTGCAGGACAAGCGGCTGATCGGGGTGCTCGAGGCGGCCAACCTTCAGGAGTTCATCGCGCTCAAGCGAGCGGAGGCTGCCCGGCCCAGCGGCACAGTCGGCTAG
- a CDS encoding universal stress protein — MARILIPTDFSSGALRAAAHAVRLFGPEGNRFVLLNTYMMPAGGTSTMWNMNELLARESLAGLAQFESELRKTLPGLDPVFDTISEHGDLPNVIDRYLTDDEKPACVVMGTQGASGLKETLFGSNTASVIKHGSFPVLAVPAGADYRVPKRIVLADDGGPASKESLTLLLDIARWSQSEVRVARVVNEQVTTDDAGHNAYDDLLGAIPHSQQYLSAENVGAALNDLAEQGDADMLAMLHRKRGLFNGLFHRSTAAKLAMHTHLPLLVLQQAER; from the coding sequence ATGGCGCGGATCCTCATACCAACGGATTTCAGCTCCGGAGCGCTGCGCGCCGCGGCGCATGCCGTCCGTCTTTTCGGCCCGGAAGGCAATCGGTTCGTGCTGCTCAATACCTACATGATGCCGGCCGGCGGTACGAGCACCATGTGGAACATGAATGAATTGCTCGCACGCGAGTCCCTGGCAGGGCTGGCGCAATTCGAGTCCGAACTGCGCAAAACCCTGCCCGGGCTGGATCCGGTGTTCGACACCATCAGCGAGCACGGCGATCTGCCCAACGTGATCGACCGATACCTCACCGACGACGAGAAACCGGCCTGCGTAGTGATGGGCACACAGGGCGCTAGCGGATTGAAGGAGACGCTCTTCGGCAGTAACACGGCCAGCGTAATCAAGCACGGCAGTTTCCCGGTGCTCGCGGTCCCCGCCGGTGCCGATTACCGGGTGCCCAAGCGCATCGTGCTGGCCGACGATGGAGGTCCGGCTTCGAAGGAATCGCTGACGCTGCTGCTGGACATCGCGCGCTGGAGCCAGAGCGAGGTGCGCGTGGCCCGCGTGGTGAACGAGCAGGTCACCACCGACGATGCCGGGCACAACGCCTACGATGATCTGCTCGGCGCCATCCCGCACAGCCAGCAATACCTCAGCGCCGAGAACGTGGGGGCGGCTTTGAACGACCTGGCCGAACAGGGTGATGCGGACATGCTCGCCATGCTGCACCGCAAGCGCGGCCTATTCAACGGGCTCTTCCACCGCAGCACCGCCGCCAAGCTGGCCATGCATACGCACCTGCCGCTGCTGGTGCTGCAGCAAGCCGAGCGCTGA
- a CDS encoding FAD-binding oxidoreductase has protein sequence MQSIWERSSFANQADLVVVGSGIVGLFAAIFYQRRKPKQRVVVLERGPHPIGATVRNAGFACFGSPSELLHDIEAEGVDHAMHRVEERWRGLLELRAEMGDAGIGFEATGGHEAFRTGDALYPRVAERFDQLNDLLRAITGQVTFRWDDSRIRAFGLQGISHLARTDLEGAIDSGKLIKGMLRMAAESGVEVRFHSEVSRLDDAPDHMGLLMKEGAPWRAQRVLVATNGFTPALLPKLDVVPARGQVLVTGPVDGLALRGTFHLEEGFYYFRDCAGGVLLGGGRHLDLEAERTAADGLNPMIQAELERLLHEVILPGRSYTIEQRWSGTMAFGRTSKEPLLERMSDRVAVAVRLGGMGVAIGIRIARKAVDLLA, from the coding sequence ATGCAGAGCATTTGGGAACGCTCCTCTTTCGCCAACCAAGCGGACCTCGTGGTGGTCGGTTCGGGTATTGTTGGGCTCTTTGCCGCGATCTTTTACCAGCGCAGGAAACCGAAGCAGCGCGTTGTGGTGCTGGAGCGCGGCCCCCATCCGATCGGCGCCACGGTGCGCAACGCGGGATTCGCATGTTTCGGCAGTCCGAGCGAATTGCTGCATGATATCGAGGCAGAAGGAGTGGACCATGCCATGCACCGGGTGGAAGAGCGCTGGCGCGGCCTGCTGGAACTGCGCGCTGAAATGGGCGACGCCGGCATCGGATTCGAGGCGACAGGCGGGCATGAGGCGTTCCGGACAGGCGATGCGCTGTACCCGCGGGTAGCCGAAAGGTTCGATCAGCTGAACGATCTGCTGCGCGCCATCACCGGACAAGTGACCTTTCGCTGGGACGATTCACGGATAAGGGCCTTCGGGCTGCAGGGCATCAGCCATCTTGCACGAACCGACCTCGAAGGCGCCATCGACAGCGGCAAGCTGATCAAAGGCATGCTGCGAATGGCGGCTGAGAGCGGGGTTGAAGTACGATTCCATTCCGAGGTGTCCCGTCTCGATGATGCACCTGATCACATGGGGCTGCTCATGAAAGAGGGCGCACCTTGGAGGGCGCAGCGCGTGCTGGTGGCCACCAACGGATTCACGCCAGCCCTGCTCCCGAAGCTCGATGTGGTGCCTGCGCGCGGTCAGGTACTGGTCACCGGACCTGTTGACGGGCTTGCGCTGCGCGGCACCTTCCACTTGGAGGAGGGCTTCTACTACTTCCGCGATTGCGCCGGCGGCGTGCTCCTGGGCGGCGGGCGCCACCTGGATCTTGAAGCCGAGCGCACGGCCGCCGATGGCCTGAACCCCATGATACAGGCCGAACTGGAACGCCTGCTGCATGAGGTCATCCTTCCTGGAAGGTCGTACACCATAGAGCAGCGGTGGAGCGGCACCATGGCATTCGGCCGGACCAGCAAAGAGCCATTGCTCGAACGGATGAGCGATCGCGTGGCCGTAGCGGTGCGTTTGGGCGGCATGGGGGTGGCCATCGGGATCCGGATAGCGCGCAAGGCCGTGGATTTGCTTGCTTAG
- a CDS encoding RDD family protein — protein MSSIHIETAQNVVIHHEVASLGDRLVAWLIDGLVKFAWYVFWFMLLFILEPDEWDDIAVYIYITMVQLPMSFYHLASELLMDGRSVGKNVMKVKVARLDGGQPTLGQFLLRWLIRPLDSLYGLGLVVVLINGKGQRLGDLAGGTTVVSLKQRTRLSDTLLTEVRDTHVVRFPQAARLTDAQAALVKEVLGSTRVTNRHAMISEVAAKVRAAMSVTGDGMRDVEFLQAVLRDYVHITGRQGAGTGHFKGERATSPSPAGDAPR, from the coding sequence ATGAGCAGCATCCACATCGAGACGGCGCAGAACGTCGTCATCCACCACGAAGTGGCCAGCCTTGGCGACCGCCTGGTGGCCTGGCTCATCGACGGCCTCGTGAAATTCGCGTGGTACGTGTTCTGGTTCATGCTGCTGTTCATCCTCGAGCCGGATGAGTGGGACGACATCGCCGTGTACATCTACATCACGATGGTGCAACTGCCCATGTCCTTCTACCACCTGGCCAGCGAGCTTCTCATGGACGGCAGGAGCGTGGGTAAGAACGTGATGAAGGTGAAGGTGGCTCGCCTGGATGGCGGACAGCCCACCTTGGGCCAATTCCTCTTGCGCTGGCTGATACGCCCGCTTGACAGCCTCTATGGGCTCGGCCTTGTGGTGGTGCTCATCAACGGCAAGGGGCAGCGCCTTGGCGATCTGGCCGGCGGCACCACGGTGGTATCGCTCAAGCAACGGACAAGGCTCTCCGATACCTTGCTCACAGAAGTTCGCGATACGCATGTGGTGCGCTTCCCGCAGGCTGCGCGCCTCACCGATGCGCAGGCCGCGCTGGTGAAGGAGGTGCTCGGAAGCACACGTGTCACCAACCGGCACGCGATGATCAGCGAGGTGGCTGCCAAGGTGCGCGCCGCGATGAGCGTGACCGGCGATGGCATGCGCGATGTGGAGTTCCTGCAGGCGGTGCTGCGCGATTACGTGCACATCACCGGGCGGCAAGGGGCTGGCACCGGGCATTTCAAGGGCGAACGGGCTACCAGCCCGTCACCAGCAGGCGACGCGCCCCGTTGA
- a CDS encoding outer membrane lipoprotein carrier protein LolA → MKNALILATALLLAPSASTAQDDPKSKAIVDRLMAQAKGWTSFEADFTSRLQSTKDKLDVKQEGNMKVKGKRFRLVLDKNTIINDGKVLYTYSKETNEVTLNDPAEMDQELDPSTMFTQYEKGFKSQFVEEKADASGAMTQVVKLFPIDPAKKPFHTVLLTVEKAKGDPRSVQVLYKDGNVVTYTVKKFTANPELADALFTFDKSKYPGVEVNDLR, encoded by the coding sequence ATGAAGAACGCCTTGATACTCGCCACCGCGCTCCTGCTCGCACCATCCGCTTCCACGGCACAGGACGACCCCAAATCGAAAGCCATCGTTGACCGGCTGATGGCTCAGGCCAAGGGCTGGACCAGCTTCGAGGCCGACTTCACCAGCCGCCTGCAGAGCACCAAAGACAAGCTCGATGTGAAGCAGGAGGGCAACATGAAGGTGAAGGGCAAGCGCTTCCGGCTGGTGCTCGACAAGAACACCATCATCAACGATGGCAAGGTGCTCTACACGTACAGCAAGGAAACCAACGAGGTCACCCTGAACGATCCCGCTGAGATGGATCAGGAGCTCGACCCGAGCACCATGTTCACCCAGTACGAGAAGGGCTTCAAGAGCCAGTTCGTGGAGGAGAAGGCCGATGCCAGCGGCGCCATGACCCAAGTGGTGAAGCTCTTCCCCATCGACCCCGCGAAGAAGCCCTTCCACACCGTGCTGCTCACCGTTGAGAAGGCCAAGGGAGACCCGCGCAGCGTGCAGGTGCTATACAAGGACGGCAACGTGGTCACCTACACCGTGAAGAAGTTCACGGCCAACCCTGAACTGGCTGACGCGCTATTCACCTTCGACAAGAGCAAGTACCCCGGCGTTGAGGTGAACGACCTTCGTTAG
- the lepB gene encoding signal peptidase I has product MLRNEWSRAFLLALGVLILLHLFVIRFVTVRSTSMFATLRPGDLLLVQCWTRWTGLHRGDIVVFRDPLKDAEPMMRRPLLVKRLVGRPGDTVEIEAGRVAVNREPFTEAPGVTMSHLVHLREGADPRAFAERHGLPVALIIPGRTNLETALNEVLAEAIADDEEAVSITPMRLADGARLHVFPFSPRYPWNGDAYGPVTVPRRGDTLRINADNLPLFDRILTAYEGHRLSNSGDTLLIDGRPLTTYVVEQDYCFVLGDCRHFSADSRYWGFVPMDHVVGRAVRLF; this is encoded by the coding sequence ATGTTGCGGAATGAATGGTCCCGCGCATTCCTCCTCGCGCTTGGCGTGCTCATCCTGCTGCACCTCTTCGTCATCCGGTTCGTCACGGTGCGCAGCACGAGCATGTTCGCCACGCTGCGGCCCGGCGACCTGCTGCTGGTGCAATGCTGGACACGCTGGACCGGGCTTCACCGGGGAGACATCGTGGTATTCCGCGACCCGCTGAAGGATGCGGAGCCCATGATGCGCAGGCCCCTGCTGGTGAAGCGCCTCGTGGGAAGGCCAGGCGATACCGTGGAGATCGAGGCAGGCCGCGTTGCGGTGAACCGTGAGCCCTTCACCGAAGCACCAGGAGTGACCATGAGCCACTTGGTGCACCTCCGCGAGGGCGCCGACCCGAGGGCATTCGCCGAAAGGCACGGACTGCCCGTTGCGCTCATCATCCCCGGAAGGACCAATCTGGAGACCGCGCTGAACGAGGTGCTCGCCGAGGCCATCGCAGATGACGAAGAAGCAGTGAGCATCACCCCGATGCGCCTTGCCGATGGAGCGCGCCTTCATGTGTTCCCCTTCAGCCCGCGCTATCCGTGGAACGGCGATGCCTATGGCCCCGTCACCGTGCCTCGACGCGGTGATACGCTCCGCATCAACGCGGACAACCTGCCCCTCTTCGACCGCATCCTCACGGCCTACGAGGGGCACCGCCTCAGCAACAGCGGTGACACCCTGCTGATCGATGGTCGGCCCTTGACCACCTATGTGGTGGAGCAGGACTACTGCTTCGTGCTGGGCGATTGCCGCCACTTCAGCGCCGACTCGCGCTACTGGGGATTCGTGCCGATGGATCACGTGGTCGGCCGGGCGGTAAGGCTCTTCTGA